In Desulfobulbaceae bacterium, the DNA window GACTATCACATTAACGAAGGGGGGCAGTAGCTCTACTGTGACAGTGACACCTAACACTGGTTTTGTTCCATGAAAATACAATGCGGGTTGACTGATCAGCACGGGTTTAGCTTAATTGAAGTAATCGTTGGGCTAGTTGTATTTGGCATACTGACAAGCGTTTTTTTTGTCTATCTGGGATCCCCCATGCAAAACAGCAGTGTTGCCGTGGTAAGGCTTAAAAATACCATGTTATTACAGTCTGTTATGGAGAATATTCAGGCTGATTTTAAGGCGAATAAAGATCTTGCGTTATTGAAGAGTGCCGTTGCTGC includes these proteins:
- a CDS encoding type II secretion system protein, encoding MKIQCGLTDQHGFSLIEVIVGLVVFGILTSVFFVYLGSPMQNSSVAVVRLKNTMLLQSVMENIQADFKANKDLALLKSAVAAGGYGTYNVIYNDYVTFNGNDDEAATAAPYDLLKVTIQSTTDEFTLTSLFAVW